The following proteins are co-located in the Fusobacteria bacterium ZRK30 genome:
- a CDS encoding ABC transporter ATP-binding protein, with translation MIVKNLSYNYKTGFSIKNINFQVKEGEILGVLGSNGSGKTTLIKNIIGIKEGKGEVFFKGKDLKRLNLVKKRRKIAYVPQESQTNNLTVYETIMLGRIPYIKYNETMEDKKIVDELIMKFNLKNYKGRKISSLSGGEKQRAYIARALAQNSEIIVMDEPTSNLDLSNAFNILKIIKEVIKENKMRCLIIIHDLSLIGRFCDKLLLLKNGRQLHFGDKESTFKSEILENLYEVKVKVTKINDEYFISPQE, from the coding sequence TTGATAGTAAAAAATTTATCGTACAACTATAAAACAGGATTTTCTATAAAAAATATAAATTTTCAGGTGAAAGAAGGGGAAATATTAGGTGTTTTAGGATCTAACGGAAGTGGTAAAACGACCCTTATAAAAAATATAATTGGTATAAAAGAGGGAAAAGGTGAAGTATTTTTCAAAGGAAAAGATTTAAAGAGGCTCAATTTAGTAAAAAAAAGAAGAAAAATAGCTTACGTTCCTCAAGAATCTCAAACTAATAATTTAACAGTATATGAAACTATTATGTTAGGGAGGATTCCATATATCAAATATAATGAAACAATGGAAGATAAAAAAATAGTAGATGAACTGATAATGAAATTTAATTTAAAAAATTATAAAGGCAGAAAAATAAGTTCATTAAGCGGTGGAGAAAAACAAAGGGCTTATATTGCAAGGGCCTTAGCGCAAAACTCTGAAATAATAGTAATGGATGAACCAACCAGTAATTTAGATCTTTCAAATGCATTTAATATTTTAAAAATAATTAAAGAAGTTATTAAAGAGAATAAGATGAGGTGTTTAATTATAATTCATGACTTAAGCTTGATAGGGAGATTTTGTGATAAATTATTGTTATTAAAAAATGGCAGACAGCTTCACTTTGGAGATAAGGAAAGTACTTTTAAAAGTGAGATTTTAGAAAATTTATACGAAGTAAAGGTTAAAGTTACCAAGATTAATGATGAATATTTTATATCTCCCCAAGAATAA
- a CDS encoding iron ABC transporter permease, translated as MKKNYVYAVITLLILLFLGISMGNEWINIFKVDSNELNILYYLRGPRVIFSVLTGMGLGLCGTSMQVITRNPMASPFTLGVSSAAAFGAALSIVIFGERELYIILGAFSATMICALIIYFLSLRNKIESITIIIIGIALNYFFAALTSTLQYIASEEKLSSIVKWTFGSFNGVEWSNAYVVLIFLVLVFMVFQKKVWILNLICNCDDDYAITLGVNVGRERLIIGLLSLVLTASIISMSGIIGFVGLVAPYISKKIVGENHKYLLSYSMLIGGILVILSDTIGRTLFSPLIIPIGIIMSYVGVPILIHLILKKGEEN; from the coding sequence ATGAAAAAAAATTATGTATATGCAGTTATCACTTTATTAATACTGTTATTTTTAGGGATTTCAATGGGAAATGAATGGATAAATATTTTTAAAGTAGATTCAAATGAATTAAATATTTTATATTACCTGAGAGGGCCAAGGGTTATTTTTTCAGTTTTAACTGGAATGGGCCTAGGTCTTTGCGGGACGTCTATGCAAGTGATTACAAGAAATCCGATGGCAAGTCCTTTTACCTTGGGAGTATCATCAGCTGCAGCATTTGGAGCAGCATTGTCTATAGTTATATTTGGAGAGAGGGAGTTATATATTATTTTAGGAGCTTTTTCGGCTACTATGATATGTGCTTTAATCATTTATTTTTTAAGTCTAAGAAACAAGATAGAATCTATAACTATAATAATTATTGGAATAGCCTTAAATTATTTTTTTGCTGCTCTAACTTCAACACTGCAATATATCGCTTCAGAGGAAAAGCTATCTTCTATAGTCAAATGGACTTTTGGTAGTTTTAATGGGGTAGAGTGGAGCAATGCTTATGTTGTTTTAATTTTTTTAGTTTTAGTATTTATGGTGTTTCAAAAGAAGGTTTGGATACTAAATTTAATTTGTAATTGTGATGATGACTATGCAATTACTTTAGGGGTTAATGTAGGAAGAGAAAGGCTGATTATAGGCTTATTGTCTTTAGTTTTAACTGCGAGTATTATTTCAATGAGTGGGATAATAGGTTTTGTTGGGTTAGTAGCTCCTTATATATCTAAAAAAATAGTAGGAGAAAATCATAAATATCTTCTAAGCTATTCTATGTTGATCGGAGGAATATTAGTTATATTATCCGATACAATTGGAAGAACTTTATTTAGTCCTCTAATAATACCTATTGGGATTATTATGAGTTATGTAGGAGTACCTATACTTATACATCTAATATTAAAAAAAGGGGAAGAAAATTGA
- a CDS encoding MATE family efflux transporter, producing the protein MKRSFYKTLLILALPITIQSLILASVNMADVFMIGKLGGMQVASLGLANQIVFLMTTFIMGVNSGAAVFIAQYHGKKDYSKVKYIVSISTILSILMALCFWFISYITPEYIIGLYTKDPLVIVTASKYLKVVAWSYVASAVSFSFSILLRGLGESQLPMLTSFLSLVVNIVLNYLLIFGNYGFPELGVEGAALATSIARGVECVVVVAVIYRRRYPIAIKLKEFFSFDMVVLKLFVVTAGAVIVNDILWALGQTVYSAVYGRIGTESLAAINIENSFERLAVVGIIGFANAATVMIAHKIGQGKLEEAYSDGKKFYKVSFGLALLLAIPLGLFSSKLVGMYNVDENVLRLGKYTLIAFCISFPFKALSMTKMVGVLRGGGDTKFAMGINLIALWMVGIPGAIFAAFYLGLPIYIVYLATLAEEFVRIAIGMKRFVSKRWINKLA; encoded by the coding sequence ATGAAGAGAAGTTTTTACAAAACGTTACTAATATTGGCACTGCCAATAACAATTCAAAGTTTAATATTGGCATCTGTAAATATGGCAGATGTATTTATGATTGGGAAATTAGGAGGGATGCAGGTGGCATCCTTAGGTTTGGCTAATCAAATAGTATTCTTGATGACAACATTTATAATGGGAGTAAATAGTGGAGCAGCTGTATTTATTGCTCAATACCATGGTAAGAAGGATTATTCTAAGGTGAAATATATCGTATCTATATCTACTATACTGAGTATATTGATGGCTCTATGTTTTTGGTTTATTTCATATATTACACCGGAGTACATCATTGGACTCTATACAAAAGATCCATTGGTTATAGTCACTGCTTCAAAATATCTTAAGGTAGTAGCCTGGTCATATGTGGCTTCAGCGGTATCATTTTCATTTTCTATACTACTCAGAGGGTTAGGAGAGAGTCAGCTGCCTATGTTGACAAGTTTTTTATCGTTGGTGGTAAATATTGTATTAAATTACCTACTCATATTTGGTAATTATGGATTCCCGGAATTAGGGGTAGAAGGTGCCGCATTAGCCACTTCTATAGCCCGTGGGGTAGAGTGTGTAGTGGTAGTAGCGGTCATCTATAGAAGAAGATACCCTATAGCTATAAAACTAAAAGAATTCTTTAGTTTTGATATGGTTGTATTAAAGTTATTTGTTGTGACTGCAGGAGCCGTTATAGTGAATGATATCTTATGGGCATTGGGACAGACTGTGTATAGTGCTGTTTATGGCAGGATAGGAACAGAGTCGTTGGCTGCGATAAATATAGAGAATAGTTTTGAGAGATTAGCGGTAGTTGGAATAATTGGATTTGCCAATGCAGCTACAGTAATGATAGCTCATAAAATAGGACAGGGAAAATTGGAGGAAGCTTATTCTGACGGTAAGAAATTCTATAAAGTTTCATTTGGTTTAGCACTTCTTTTGGCAATTCCTCTAGGTTTATTCTCTTCTAAGTTAGTTGGGATGTATAATGTAGATGAAAATGTATTGAGACTTGGTAAATACACATTGATAGCATTCTGTATATCTTTCCCATTTAAAGCACTTAGTATGACAAAGATGGTAGGAGTTTTAAGAGGTGGAGGAGATACAAAATTCGCCATGGGGATAAACCTTATAGCTCTATGGATGGTAGGGATCCCTGGAGCAATATTTGCAGCTTTTTATTTAGGG
- a CDS encoding alkaline phosphatase: MKKILSGVMFFWISVMALAAPKYVFMFIGDGLGASQRQMAEYYVQQEKGENYKLTMNQMPVVGINTTHSLDNLVTDSAAAGTALATGQKTDNGMIATLPDGREVKSSLKYAQEKGKAVGVITTTRVTHATPASFVAQNINRGNENEIAEDFIISNVDFIAGGGYRHFVSPGEDSSKRTKGNLVAELQKNGYKTFIGENSAKDLKKYKAKKNEKVFIALTPSHLPYEVDRMNNHKDQPSLADLTNKGIDVLEARNKNGFFMVVEGGRIDHASHANDVAGTVHDTLAFDEAIQVAMKFYNNHKDETLIVIAGDHETGGLGMGVGFKNIVNPTIIDNIKVSIEDTLQKKYNGNRNEYFKYISKNFDLNNLTKEEKLKITRAMDAEDENKKDNKSYGTYKPTSIAVAHIVNERAGVGFTTFDHTGSQIPLSAIGTNSESFGGFKDNTEIGDEMIKLYN; the protein is encoded by the coding sequence ATGAAAAAAATCTTAAGTGGAGTAATGTTTTTTTGGATATCGGTGATGGCTTTAGCTGCACCAAAGTATGTATTTATGTTTATCGGTGACGGATTAGGAGCTTCACAGAGGCAGATGGCAGAATATTACGTTCAGCAGGAAAAAGGAGAAAATTATAAACTTACAATGAATCAAATGCCTGTAGTAGGTATCAACACCACCCATTCCCTGGATAATTTAGTTACAGATTCTGCTGCTGCAGGAACAGCTCTTGCTACAGGCCAGAAGACAGATAACGGTATGATAGCAACTCTTCCTGATGGTAGAGAAGTAAAGAGTTCATTAAAATATGCCCAGGAAAAGGGAAAAGCAGTGGGAGTAATAACCACTACCAGGGTAACTCATGCCACTCCAGCATCATTTGTTGCCCAAAACATAAATAGAGGCAACGAAAATGAGATCGCAGAAGATTTTATAATCAGCAATGTTGATTTTATAGCAGGAGGAGGATATAGGCACTTTGTTTCTCCTGGCGAAGATAGTTCTAAAAGGACAAAAGGAAACTTAGTAGCCGAACTTCAAAAAAATGGATATAAAACATTTATAGGAGAGAACTCCGCAAAAGATTTAAAAAAATATAAAGCTAAAAAAAACGAAAAAGTATTTATAGCCTTAACACCATCCCACCTTCCATACGAGGTCGATCGTATGAATAACCACAAAGATCAGCCTTCTCTGGCAGATCTTACAAATAAAGGTATCGATGTATTGGAAGCTAGAAATAAAAATGGATTTTTTATGGTAGTTGAAGGCGGGAGAATAGATCACGCTTCCCACGCCAATGATGTAGCTGGAACTGTCCATGACACCCTTGCATTTGATGAAGCTATTCAGGTAGCTATGAAATTTTATAACAACCATAAAGATGAAACCCTTATTGTTATAGCAGGAGATCATGAAACTGGAGGATTGGGAATGGGAGTTGGATTTAAAAATATAGTAAATCCTACAATTATCGATAATATTAAGGTTTCCATCGAAGATACTCTCCAAAAAAAATATAACGGAAATAGAAATGAGTACTTTAAATATATAAGTAAGAACTTTGACTTAAATAATCTGACAAAAGAGGAAAAATTAAAAATAACAAGAGCCATGGATGCAGAGGATGAAAATAAAAAAGATAATAAATCATATGGGACTTATAAACCCACATCCATTGCAGTGGCTCATATTGTAAATGAAAGAGCAGGAGTTGGATTTACAACCTTTGATCACACAGGATCTCAAATCCCCCTCTCGGCAATAGGAACAAATTCTGAATCATTTGGTGGTTTCAAAGATAATACTGAAATCGGAGATGAAATGATAAAACTTTATAATTAG
- a CDS encoding YibE/F family protein, producing the protein MRNNHIILLSFMIAMFLYFTKENILEPNEYLARVVSINNNELIQRGISKIGSQNLEIKVLSKDRKGERLKTLNRLNGSAEYDEFYEVGDKMLVRIVESNNKLIINPISLYRVPTLLFLLGIFAISLILYAKKVGFKSLLSFLAAIGMIYYHLIPRILKGSSPMMTTFIFISILTGVIVFSVAGFSKRGGVAFLGTITGLVAAFLMTQLFLDTLSFTGLTMTMSQALVAAGNFHINLVEILYSGIIISASGAAMDIAMDMAVSMEEILENSPNISKKSLIKSGFNIGNAVIGTMSTTLLLAYTGGNITMMMLLVDRGLSLNTILNSKLVAVEIAKTLIGTTSLLIVAPVTAFIAAYVYMYNPRIIAKKVVKC; encoded by the coding sequence ATGAGGAACAATCATATAATTTTATTATCATTTATGATCGCTATGTTTCTATATTTTACAAAGGAAAATATATTGGAACCAAATGAATATCTAGCCAGGGTAGTCTCTATCAATAACAATGAATTAATACAAAGAGGTATTTCAAAAATTGGTTCTCAAAATTTAGAAATAAAAGTATTATCTAAGGATCGAAAAGGGGAGAGACTAAAGACACTAAATCGATTGAATGGAAGTGCAGAATATGATGAATTTTATGAAGTTGGAGACAAGATGCTGGTAAGAATAGTAGAAAGCAACAATAAATTAATTATCAACCCTATCTCTTTATATAGAGTTCCTACCCTCTTATTCTTACTGGGAATATTTGCGATTTCTTTAATCCTATATGCCAAAAAAGTAGGGTTTAAGTCCCTTCTTTCATTTTTGGCAGCTATTGGAATGATATATTATCACCTCATTCCAAGAATTTTAAAGGGAAGTTCTCCTATGATGACTACTTTTATCTTTATTTCAATTTTAACAGGGGTAATTGTGTTTTCAGTAGCAGGATTCAGCAAGAGAGGAGGAGTGGCTTTTTTAGGGACTATAACCGGGCTTGTCGCAGCTTTTTTAATGACACAACTTTTCTTGGATACCCTATCCTTTACCGGTTTAACTATGACAATGTCTCAAGCCCTTGTTGCAGCAGGCAACTTCCACATAAATTTAGTAGAAATTCTCTATAGTGGAATAATCATAAGTGCTTCTGGAGCAGCTATGGATATTGCTATGGATATGGCTGTCAGTATGGAGGAGATCTTGGAAAATTCACCTAATATCTCTAAAAAAAGTTTAATTAAATCAGGCTTTAACATAGGAAATGCTGTAATAGGAACCATGTCTACAACCTTACTTTTAGCTTATACTGGGGGAAATATTACAATGATGATGCTGCTAGTTGACAGAGGATTATCTTTAAACACAATTTTGAATAGTAAATTAGTTGCAGTTGAAATCGCTAAAACCCTTATAGGAACTACATCTCTTCTAATCGTAGCTCCGGTAACAGCTTTTATTGCGGCCTATGTATATATGTATAATCCTAGAATTATAGCTAAAAAAGTAGTGAAATGTTAA